In Bacillus pumilus, the sequence AGCATCCTGTTTTCATTGCCGCGGCTGTTCGTCACATCAAGCGCCCACTCAATCGCTTCATGATCTGTCTTCGAGCTCTTTTTCCAGATCGAACGATGCGGACTCCGTCCAAGTGCGATCAGCTCACGCACTGTCATCGATGGGATGGCCGTTCTCGTCTGCATGAGAACAGCAATCTCCTTTGCAATTTCCTGCGCCGTCATCTCTTTTTGCGGTATATCGTGAATGTAAATCATGCCGCTTTCTATCGACGTGAGGCGTGCGGCCGCTTTGATAAAAGTCGACTTTCCTGACCCATTTGGTCCAATGATTCCAGTCACTCGTCCCTTAGGAACAGCTGCTGAGATTGACGACAGCCGAAAGCCCCCTTGACTGAGACTCACGTCATCCATTGCAATCACATCCAACTTAACCCCTCCCTTTCTTTTTTAATAAATAGAGGAAGAAAGGTGCACCGATGCAGGCTAGCAATATACCGACAGGCAATTCAACCGGGGTAAACCAGACCCGTGCCGCTGTATCTGCAAAAACCACAAGTACGCCCCCGCCCAGCATCGAAATCGGCAGCAGATACCGGTAGTCATCTCCAATTAAAAGACGGATAAAATGAGGAACGACAAGCCCGACAAACCCAATTAAACCGCTCACGCTTACAGCCGCACCAGCTAAAAGCGCCGCCAGCGCAATTAAGAAAAACCGGGTTCGCTCTACTCTCAGGCCCAATAGCTGAGCCGATTCATCGCCAAGCAGGAGAAGATTTGCCGGCTTGATTGCAAAAAAACAAAGACACAACCCAGCCAGCGCATATGGCGACACAAAGCTAAGATGATGCCAGCTCCGCCCGTTTAATCCACCTGATAAAAAAGGCAGAACAGCCTGCACCCGCTCACTATAAAGCACCATAAACCCGTTCATGACCGCACCAAGCAGGGCATTGACTGCCACTCCCGCCAAAATCAATTTCAGCGGTGAAACGCCTTGGTCAAATGACAGCACATACACAACGAGTGCCGCTAATAAAGCGCCAAGAAAGGCTGCGGCTGGAGTCAAATACGTAAATTGCGGGAAAACAATCATGCTGAGTACAGCAGCTAAGCCCCCGCCGGCTGTGACACCAATGATTCCGGGGTCAGCGAGCGGATTTCGGACGACCCCTTGTAAAATCGCCCCTGATGCTGCGAGACAGGCCCCAACGATGAAACCAATCAGAACACGCGGCAGCCGTAAATCCATCACGATTTTTTCATGGACAGGCTGCCCTGATTCCGTCAAAGCAGCGATCAGATCCGGCAGCGATAATTGAATAGAACCTAATGCAAGTCCTAGACATGCGCCCACACCTAAAGCGAGAAGCAGTCCCGGTATAAGCCACTTTCGTCTAGACTGTCTTTTTTGAAAATCTAACTCGGCATTCATTTTCATGATGACAATCG encodes:
- a CDS encoding FecCD family ABC transporter permease, coding for MKMNAELDFQKRQSRRKWLIPGLLLALGVGACLGLALGSIQLSLPDLIAALTESGQPVHEKIVMDLRLPRVLIGFIVGACLAASGAILQGVVRNPLADPGIIGVTAGGGLAAVLSMIVFPQFTYLTPAAAFLGALLAALVVYVLSFDQGVSPLKLILAGVAVNALLGAVMNGFMVLYSERVQAVLPFLSGGLNGRSWHHLSFVSPYALAGLCLCFFAIKPANLLLLGDESAQLLGLRVERTRFFLIALAALLAGAAVSVSGLIGFVGLVVPHFIRLLIGDDYRYLLPISMLGGGVLVVFADTAARVWFTPVELPVGILLACIGAPFFLYLLKKKGRG